A region of Nostoc sp. 'Peltigera membranacea cyanobiont' N6 DNA encodes the following proteins:
- a CDS encoding carboxypeptidase-like regulatory domain-containing protein, whose product MMIGGCYQILCCSWLLYLAIKQCINTHLVGIKSTQCADNSIPPNINLLVSTESGEPIENAKVEFIGIDNPEPRYTDNSGFVAARIKNEGFIIVRVRAKNYPTQNTTINVNTQQVTTREIRLSQSGTPAVKDLNPTPTPIPIPTPTPTPTATTPVSTNPAPAVLPLTEVWGSVAFQLDSCTRKKGNIVSCHFSLISTQDVNFNVSLANDTRIVDGSNNPYYVNKGYSGKLAAGFNNNLPLNMVKDAHSNVIIDFAGVPDSVSQAFLLNLTLVGRGNLEFRNIPIQ is encoded by the coding sequence GTGATGATCGGTGGTTGTTATCAAATCCTTTGTTGTTCTTGGCTTTTATATCTGGCGATTAAGCAATGTATAAATACACATTTAGTAGGTATTAAGTCTACTCAATGTGCAGATAATTCCATACCACCTAATATTAATCTACTCGTATCAACAGAATCAGGAGAGCCTATAGAAAATGCTAAAGTTGAATTTATAGGTATTGATAATCCTGAACCTAGATATACTGATAATTCTGGTTTTGTAGCGGCTCGAATTAAAAATGAAGGATTTATTATAGTTCGTGTAAGAGCTAAAAATTATCCTACACAAAACACCACTATTAATGTGAATACACAGCAAGTTACCACCAGAGAAATTCGGTTGAGTCAAAGTGGTACACCAGCAGTTAAAGACCTTAATCCTACGCCCACACCTATACCTATACCCACACCTACGCCTACTCCTACTGCCACAACACCTGTTTCTACAAATCCTGCTCCTGCTGTATTACCTCTTACCGAAGTATGGGGTTCTGTAGCGTTTCAATTAGACTCTTGTACAAGAAAAAAAGGTAATATTGTCAGCTGCCATTTCTCACTTATAAGCACCCAAGATGTTAATTTTAACGTGTCTTTAGCTAATGATACAAGGATAGTTGACGGTTCAAATAATCCTTACTACGTAAACAAAGGTTATAGTGGAAAATTAGCAGCCGGGTTTAATAACAATTTGCCTCTGAATATGGTAAAAGATGCCCATTCTAACGTTATTATCGACTTTGCAGGAGTACCAGATTCAGTTTCGCAAGCTTTTTTATTAAACCTAACGCTTGTTGGTAGAGGAAATCTAGAGTTTAGAAATATACCCATCCAGTAA
- a CDS encoding ATP-binding sensor histidine kinase — protein sequence MFSSDVKISGYQIIEEIYNGSRTIVYRGYRESDSLPVAIKLLKNPYPSFNELVQFRNQYTIAKNLNSSLIVQTYSLEVYQNAYALVMEDFGGISLKDYFVRDQTRDIRFLQEFFQIAIALCNTLDILYSQRIIHKDIKPSNILINPDSKQVKLIDFSIASLLPRETQMLISPSVLEGTLAYISPEQTGRMNRGIDYRTDFYSLGVTFYELLTGELPFQSNDPMELVHSHIAKVASSIDVINLQIPPIISDIVSKLMAKNAEDRYQSVLGLKHDLEICFAQLKTTGKIESFPIAQRDVCDRFIIPDKLYGREAEVETLLEAFENVSLGATEITLVAGFSGIGKTAVVNEVHKPIVRQHGYFIKGKFDQFNRNIPFSAFVQAFRNFMDQLLAESDVQIQKWQNQIIQALGEDGQVIIEVIPELEKIIGRQPPASELSGNAAQNRFNLLFQKFLQIFTTKEHPLVIFLDDLQWVDSASLKLIQLLMNEANQGYLLLIGAYRDNEVFPAHPLMVMLDEIRKTGVKVNSLTLKPLNPLQLNQLVADTLNCAENVALSLSQLIYRKAQGNPFFATQILKSLHQDQLIQFNFAEGCWQCDISQINQQTLADNVVDFMVFQLRRLPESTQQQLKLAACIGNQFDLKTLRIVSKQSEIETADCLWKALQEGLILPQSEVYKFFVGSENQAATQEQSEMVVYKFLHDRVQQAAYSLIPEAQKQSTHLQIGQLLLQNTPKEQQESGIFAIVNQFNYGLELLKEVDEREHLSRLNLIAGCKAKNSTAYATAVEYLKVALLLLPINAWQSSYDLALAVYESAAEAEYLNTNFESSKSLVEIILKNAKSPLEKVRTYEIQIQSYTAQNKFIEAIATGREALQLLDLTLPEDSNTQIIFDEHDKLRQMFVHQSIAALADMPEIIDPQKLVALRILSGLFAPVYIAKPMLLPLKIFTMIEICIKYGNSPQAAVAYSLYGLFLCSIGAIEDGYQFGKLAVQLLEKFQTKELKSRVYLTFSLFIKHWKDSIKSTLNLFLEGLQSGLETGNLEYVGYCANCYCQFLFWSGENLENAVLEADKYCDLMQQIKQEVSLVWGNIWRQTVLNLQGEAANPCFLIGKHFHEVEMLPTLIETNNINGICYVYLAKTLLAYLFGEYESAWESSQKFEQYEQGAAGLLIVPLRNFYQSLSLLALCSQVNEAQQQLYLQKVAENQSKMQEWAAHAPVNYQHKYNLILAEQARVTGDRLQAADYYEIAIQEAIANDYVQEAAIANELAAKFYLEWGKEKAAEGYLQQAYYCYAHWGAKAKTDDLEKRYPKLLKPILQQQEFNFNPLETIASIARTSTYTTSSTNISDALDLTCILKAAQTISSCIELDALISSLTRIILENSGAKTSVLILPQEDTWQVRAITFIDQQSNSWTDVKTILDSQLLDACQDIPRKLINYVKNTQETVIIDNCKTNIPGVIGEYMLLHQPQSVLCTPIINQGHLVGIIYLENQLNQGVFTSNRLQVINLLSSQAAIALENARLYQQAGQALQDLQQAQLQIVQSEKMSALGNLVAGVAHEMNNPLGFIAASLKLAKPTFTDVIEHLKLYEQKFQSPGDEILTHAEEIDLEYSLEDFPKMIDSMTMACDRLKNISTSLRTFSRADRDYKVPFDIHEGIDSTILILKHRLKANDTRPAIEIVADYGNLPQIKCFPGQLNQVFMNIIANAIDALDESNTGRSFHEIKANPNLITITTSLKEKQVEVKIADNGQGMSESVKQKVFDHLFTTKGVGKGTGLGLAIAQSIVVEKHGGTLDVNSTPGVVTEFVITLPILV from the coding sequence ATGTTTAGCAGTGATGTTAAGATTTCTGGATACCAGATCATTGAAGAAATCTACAATGGTTCGAGAACTATAGTTTATCGAGGGTATCGAGAAAGTGACTCATTACCTGTAGCAATCAAACTGCTGAAAAATCCATATCCCTCCTTTAATGAACTGGTGCAGTTTCGCAATCAGTACACCATTGCCAAAAATCTCAACTCATCTTTAATTGTCCAAACCTACAGCCTGGAGGTGTATCAAAATGCCTATGCGTTGGTGATGGAAGATTTTGGTGGCATTTCTCTAAAAGATTATTTTGTTCGCGATCAAACGCGAGATATTAGGTTTTTGCAAGAGTTTTTTCAAATAGCGATCGCACTGTGTAATACCTTAGACATACTCTATAGTCAGCGCATCATTCATAAAGATATCAAACCGAGCAATATTTTAATTAATCCTGATTCCAAACAAGTTAAATTAATCGACTTTAGTATTGCCTCTCTATTACCAAGGGAAACGCAAATGCTAATCAGCCCGAGTGTATTAGAAGGAACACTAGCTTATATTTCTCCAGAACAAACAGGGAGAATGAATCGGGGAATTGACTACCGGACTGATTTTTATTCACTTGGTGTAACTTTCTACGAATTACTCACAGGTGAGTTACCTTTTCAATCAAACGATCCAATGGAGTTGGTGCATTCCCATATTGCTAAGGTAGCCTCATCAATAGATGTAATTAACTTACAAATTCCGCCGATAATTTCGGATATAGTCAGCAAATTAATGGCAAAAAATGCTGAAGATCGCTATCAAAGTGTATTAGGATTGAAGCATGATTTAGAAATTTGTTTTGCTCAACTGAAAACAACTGGCAAAATTGAAAGTTTTCCAATTGCCCAAAGGGATGTGTGTGACAGATTTATTATCCCTGATAAACTCTATGGACGAGAAGCAGAAGTTGAAACTCTATTAGAAGCATTTGAAAATGTCAGCCTGGGTGCAACAGAAATCACTCTGGTAGCTGGGTTTTCGGGGATTGGTAAAACTGCGGTTGTTAACGAAGTCCATAAACCTATTGTTCGTCAACACGGTTATTTTATCAAAGGCAAATTTGACCAATTTAATCGGAATATTCCTTTTTCTGCATTTGTCCAAGCTTTCCGTAACTTCATGGATCAATTACTGGCAGAAAGTGATGTTCAAATACAAAAATGGCAAAATCAAATTATTCAAGCATTAGGTGAAGACGGACAAGTAATTATTGAAGTCATTCCCGAATTAGAAAAAATTATTGGCAGACAACCACCTGCATCAGAATTATCAGGTAACGCAGCCCAAAACCGATTTAATTTATTATTTCAGAAATTTCTCCAAATATTTACAACTAAAGAACATCCTTTAGTTATATTCTTAGATGACTTGCAGTGGGTAGATTCGGCTTCATTGAAACTCATACAATTATTAATGAATGAAGCTAATCAGGGATATTTATTGTTAATTGGTGCGTATAGAGACAATGAAGTATTCCCAGCCCATCCGTTGATGGTGATGTTGGATGAAATTCGCAAAACAGGTGTAAAGGTGAATAGCCTGACGCTGAAACCACTTAACCCATTACAATTGAATCAACTTGTAGCCGACACGTTAAATTGTGCAGAGAATGTGGCACTATCTCTTTCACAATTGATTTACCGGAAAGCTCAAGGAAATCCATTTTTTGCAACTCAAATCTTGAAATCATTACATCAAGACCAACTAATTCAATTCAATTTTGCCGAGGGATGCTGGCAATGTGACATTTCTCAAATAAATCAGCAAACTCTAGCAGACAATGTTGTTGATTTTATGGTTTTCCAATTACGAAGACTACCAGAATCAACTCAACAGCAATTGAAGCTAGCCGCTTGTATTGGTAATCAGTTCGATTTAAAAACATTAAGGATTGTTTCTAAACAATCAGAGATAGAAACCGCAGATTGCTTGTGGAAGGCTTTGCAAGAAGGGTTGATTTTGCCACAAAGTGAGGTTTATAAGTTTTTTGTTGGTTCCGAAAATCAAGCAGCTACTCAAGAACAGTCTGAGATGGTTGTATATAAATTTTTACACGATCGCGTCCAGCAAGCTGCCTATTCACTCATTCCAGAAGCACAAAAACAGTCAACACACTTGCAAATTGGGCAATTGTTGTTGCAGAATACACCTAAAGAGCAGCAAGAGTCAGGAATTTTTGCGATCGTTAACCAATTCAATTACGGACTGGAATTATTAAAGGAAGTTGACGAACGAGAACATTTATCCCGGTTAAATCTGATAGCTGGTTGTAAAGCCAAAAACTCGACTGCTTATGCGACAGCAGTTGAGTATTTAAAAGTGGCGCTCCTTTTATTACCGATAAATGCTTGGCAAAGCAGCTACGATTTAGCCCTTGCTGTTTACGAATCTGCGGCTGAGGCAGAATATCTCAATACAAACTTTGAGTCATCAAAATCATTAGTAGAGATTATCCTCAAAAACGCTAAATCTCCATTAGAAAAGGTTCGTACCTATGAGATTCAAATCCAATCTTATACAGCACAAAATAAATTCATTGAAGCAATAGCCACAGGTAGAGAAGCACTGCAATTACTAGATTTGACGTTACCTGAAGATAGTAATACTCAAATTATTTTTGATGAACATGACAAATTACGACAAATGTTTGTTCATCAATCGATAGCAGCATTGGCAGATATGCCAGAAATCATTGATCCCCAAAAATTAGTTGCGCTCCGCATATTATCGGGTTTATTTGCTCCAGTTTATATAGCCAAACCGATGTTGTTGCCGCTCAAAATTTTTACAATGATCGAGATTTGTATCAAGTACGGCAACTCACCACAGGCAGCTGTTGCTTATAGTCTCTATGGATTATTTTTGTGCAGTATTGGTGCAATTGAAGATGGGTATCAGTTTGGTAAACTGGCAGTACAACTTTTAGAAAAATTTCAAACCAAAGAACTTAAAAGTAGGGTTTATTTAACATTTAGTCTGTTTATTAAACATTGGAAAGATTCAATTAAATCTACATTGAATCTATTTTTGGAGGGATTGCAGAGTGGATTAGAAACGGGAAATTTAGAATATGTAGGCTATTGTGCCAATTGCTATTGTCAATTTCTCTTTTGGAGTGGAGAAAACCTAGAAAATGCTGTGCTGGAAGCAGATAAATATTGCGATCTAATGCAGCAAATTAAACAAGAGGTATCTCTCGTTTGGGGAAATATCTGGCGGCAGACGGTGCTAAATTTACAAGGAGAAGCGGCTAATCCCTGTTTTTTAATTGGTAAACATTTTCACGAAGTCGAAATGTTACCGACTTTAATTGAAACAAACAACATCAATGGTATTTGTTATGTCTATCTAGCAAAAACGCTACTGGCTTATCTTTTTGGTGAATACGAATCTGCTTGGGAATCTTCCCAAAAATTTGAGCAGTATGAGCAGGGAGCCGCAGGCTTATTAATTGTTCCTTTGCGGAATTTCTATCAATCTTTGAGTTTGTTAGCTCTTTGTTCTCAGGTAAATGAAGCACAGCAACAGCTTTATCTCCAGAAAGTAGCCGAAAACCAGTCAAAAATGCAAGAATGGGCGGCTCATGCACCCGTAAATTATCAGCACAAGTACAATTTAATTTTAGCTGAACAGGCTCGTGTAACTGGCGATCGCTTACAAGCCGCAGATTATTATGAAATAGCGATCCAAGAAGCGATCGCCAATGACTATGTTCAGGAAGCAGCGATCGCTAACGAACTTGCTGCCAAATTTTACCTAGAATGGGGTAAAGAAAAAGCCGCAGAAGGATATCTGCAACAAGCATATTACTGCTATGCCCATTGGGGAGCCAAAGCCAAAACTGATGACTTGGAAAAACGCTATCCCAAATTACTCAAACCAATTTTGCAACAGCAAGAATTCAACTTCAATCCCTTAGAAACCATAGCCAGCATCGCCCGCACATCTACTTACACCACCAGCAGTACTAATATTTCTGATGCTCTAGATTTGACTTGCATTCTCAAAGCTGCTCAAACCATCTCTAGTTGTATAGAATTAGATGCACTCATCAGCAGTCTCACCCGCATTATCCTAGAAAATTCTGGTGCGAAAACATCTGTATTAATTCTTCCTCAAGAAGACACTTGGCAAGTGCGGGCAATTACCTTTATCGACCAACAGTCAAATTCCTGGACTGATGTCAAAACCATTCTTGATTCACAACTACTAGATGCTTGTCAAGATATCCCTAGAAAACTGATCAATTACGTTAAGAATACTCAAGAAACCGTCATTATAGACAATTGCAAAACAAATATTCCTGGTGTAATTGGGGAATATATGCTCCTACATCAACCTCAAAGTGTATTATGTACACCCATTATTAACCAAGGTCATTTAGTGGGGATTATCTACCTAGAAAATCAACTGAATCAAGGGGTATTTACTAGTAACCGTCTACAGGTGATTAACCTACTGTCCTCCCAAGCAGCAATTGCTTTAGAAAACGCACGGCTTTATCAGCAAGCCGGGCAAGCTTTACAAGATTTGCAACAAGCTCAATTACAAATCGTGCAAAGTGAAAAGATGTCTGCATTGGGTAACTTAGTTGCTGGGGTAGCTCATGAAATGAATAATCCTCTTGGTTTTATCGCTGCCAGTCTAAAACTTGCTAAACCAACCTTTACTGATGTTATTGAACACTTGAAACTATATGAACAAAAGTTTCAAAGTCCGGGAGATGAAATTCTCACTCATGCCGAAGAAATCGACTTAGAATATAGCTTGGAAGATTTTCCTAAGATGATTGATTCGATGACTATGGCGTGTGACAGGCTGAAAAATATCAGTACCAGTCTTCGCACTTTCTCCCGTGCCGATAGAGATTACAAAGTTCCATTTGATATTCATGAAGGCATTGATAGTACAATTCTAATTTTAAAACATCGTCTCAAAGCCAATGACACCCGTCCGGCAATTGAAATAGTGGCGGACTACGGTAACTTACCCCAAATTAAATGTTTTCCAGGACAATTAAATCAAGTATTTATGAATATAATAGCGAATGCTATTGATGCCTTGGATGAATCAAATACAGGTCGGAGTTTTCATGAGATTAAAGCCAATCCTAATTTGATTACAATTACCACCTCATTGAAAGAGAAACAGGTTGAGGTGAAGATTGCTGACAATGGTCAAGGTATGAGTGAATCAGTCAAACAAAAAGTATTTGACCACTTGTTTACTACGAAAGGTGTTGGTAAAGGAACGGGATTAGGATTAGCGATCGCTCAGTCTATTGTTGTAGAAAAACATGGCGGAACTTTGGATGTGAATTCTACCCCAGGCGTTGTCACAGAATTTGTGATTACCTTACCGATTCTGGTTTAG
- a CDS encoding transposase translates to MRLIWGSSQAKTERVQKLRIEYWEKVKHIDPEDLVFIDEMGVLLGLTRTHARSDRGSRVYDFKPYYRGAKVSVIGGISLKKVLAVMTLNGSMDGNAYKVFTLTFFASTIMGWCSSCDG, encoded by the coding sequence TTGCGTTTAATATGGGGCAGTAGCCAAGCGAAAACAGAAAGAGTCCAAAAGCTGAGAATAGAGTATTGGGAGAAAGTAAAACACATAGATCCAGAAGACCTTGTTTTTATTGATGAAATGGGTGTTTTACTTGGTTTAACTCGGACTCATGCCAGAAGCGATCGCGGCAGTAGGGTGTATGATTTTAAACCATATTACCGAGGTGCGAAAGTAAGTGTAATTGGGGGAATCAGCCTCAAGAAAGTTTTGGCTGTCATGACTTTAAATGGCTCAATGGATGGAAATGCATATAAAGTCTTTACCCTTACATTTTTTGCTTCCACAATTATGGGTTGGTGCAGTAGTTGTGATGGATAA
- a CDS encoding DUF928 domain-containing protein: protein MKQEKDIPTLYPQSKPYLVKSMKWLLTIALILSSTTHYPARVIAQTQQPATTKQPVQPVKIPASPQQRTSRPAFVLPKVPARLSPISGRRAGMGSRDNCPAVATALTALVPFQEEQKVSKQRDKSVIGIVEGLTTSERPTFWFYVPYTQDLSTSNAEFSLQDSEGKDVYRNAIALPPKPSVIGISLPENVTSLKVGKRHLQNSIIL, encoded by the coding sequence ATGAAACAAGAAAAAGACATACCAACTTTATATCCACAATCAAAACCGTATCTTGTTAAATCGATGAAATGGCTCTTAACAATTGCTCTAATTTTGAGTAGCACCACTCATTATCCAGCACGAGTAATAGCCCAAACTCAACAACCAGCAACTACTAAACAGCCTGTACAGCCAGTCAAGATACCTGCTTCACCTCAACAACGCACCTCTCGACCAGCTTTTGTTTTGCCAAAAGTACCTGCTCGCTTAAGTCCTATATCTGGGCGTAGAGCAGGAATGGGTAGTCGGGACAATTGTCCTGCGGTAGCAACTGCACTTACTGCTTTAGTGCCATTTCAAGAGGAACAAAAGGTTAGCAAACAAAGGGATAAATCAGTTATCGGGATTGTAGAGGGGTTAACCACCTCTGAACGGCCTACATTTTGGTTTTACGTTCCTTACACTCAAGATTTGTCTACCTCCAACGCTGAGTTTAGCTTACAGGATAGTGAAGGCAAAGATGTTTACAGAAATGCGATCGCACTACCTCCAAAGCCCAGTGTCATTGGTATTTCTCTCCCTGAGAATGTTACATCCTTAAAAGTAGGTAAAAGACATCTCCAAAATAGTATCATTCTGTGA
- a CDS encoding transposase, translating to MDNLPAHQVAEIKPLIESVGASALYLSPYSPEFNPIEHWWSQLKAFLKQFSPMTVSGVDGLIKIALELINPEHLKNWFTNCCYCTS from the coding sequence ATGGATAATCTTCCTGCACATCAAGTCGCAGAAATTAAACCCTTAATTGAATCTGTTGGTGCAAGTGCTTTGTACCTGTCTCCTTATTCCCCTGAATTTAACCCCATTGAACATTGGTGGTCACAGTTAAAAGCGTTCCTGAAACAATTTTCTCCCATGACTGTATCTGGAGTCGATGGTTTAATTAAAATAGCACTTGAATTAATTAATCCTGAACATCTTAAAAATTGGTTTACAAATTGCTGCTACTGTACCTCATAA
- a CDS encoding RidA family protein, producing MTRPISSAVNSLVANFSRRNALLWLGGSGITTALMVATQKEVSAKDNKELELVNPPTLYDATQNGYSHIAVTPSRARTVYISGQFGSDLKGNLVSNEFEKQLIQAFKNLRYALASVGAQPQDVAKTTILIVDYNQAKLIPLGREISNFWGYKPPANTLIPVPRLALDGMLFEIDAYAVIPEKRD from the coding sequence ATGACTAGACCTATTAGCAGTGCTGTAAATTCATTAGTAGCAAACTTCTCGCGACGAAATGCACTTTTGTGGCTTGGAGGTAGTGGAATAACTACCGCCTTGATGGTGGCAACACAAAAGGAAGTGAGCGCTAAAGACAACAAAGAGTTGGAATTGGTGAACCCACCAACGTTATATGATGCAACCCAAAATGGCTATAGCCATATAGCTGTTACACCATCAAGGGCGAGAACAGTCTATATTTCTGGTCAATTTGGTTCCGATTTAAAAGGGAATCTTGTCTCCAATGAATTTGAAAAGCAGTTAATACAGGCTTTTAAAAACCTCCGTTATGCCTTAGCATCGGTTGGGGCACAACCACAAGATGTCGCAAAAACTACTATTCTTATAGTTGATTACAACCAAGCTAAATTGATACCGTTAGGACGTGAAATTAGTAACTTTTGGGGATATAAACCACCAGCAAATACTCTTATTCCCGTTCCTAGACTTGCACTTGACGGTATGTTGTTTGAAATTGATGCTTATGCAGTAATTCCAGAAAAACGTGATTGA
- a CDS encoding DUF2752 domain-containing protein codes for MKFFSYLPDIYREYRYVNYGLLVLAVIFLLYPLWVSIPGEVEPYLPFELPTVPSYIATNYPDVPCSSCGLTRSVVSLYHFDLDAALAFNKAGILIVALAIAQFFLRFPLFFWKSSGLCWFDLIQLVTCGLVIRMFLDTTIVLVIAQR; via the coding sequence GTGAAATTCTTTAGCTACTTACCGGACATCTACAGAGAGTATCGATATGTCAACTACGGCTTACTTGTACTCGCTGTGATTTTTTTACTCTACCCACTTTGGGTTTCTATTCCAGGCGAGGTAGAGCCTTATCTCCCCTTCGAGTTACCTACGGTTCCAAGCTATATTGCCACAAATTATCCCGATGTACCCTGTTCAAGTTGCGGTTTAACACGAAGTGTTGTTTCTCTGTACCATTTTGATCTGGATGCTGCTTTGGCTTTTAATAAAGCTGGAATTTTAATTGTAGCTTTAGCGATCGCTCAATTTTTTCTCAGGTTTCCGTTATTTTTCTGGAAATCTTCAGGACTTTGTTGGTTTGACTTGATTCAGTTAGTTACTTGTGGCTTAGTTATTCGGATGTTTCTAGATACAACGATAGTGTTGGTAATAGCCCAGAGATAA
- a CDS encoding SDR family NAD(P)-dependent oxidoreductase, with translation MSKLILITGISKGLGYAMAEGFIQQGHTVIGCARSSDAIDKIRQKFSATNDFTSVDVANEQLKRALTRIEVLQLRDHT, from the coding sequence ATGAGTAAGCTCATCTTAATTACAGGCATAAGTAAAGGTCTAGGTTATGCAATGGCTGAGGGTTTTATTCAACAGGGACATACTGTTATTGGTTGCGCCCGTTCATCAGATGCTATTGATAAAATACGCCAGAAATTTAGTGCTACCAACGATTTCACATCTGTAGATGTGGCAAATGAACAACTTAAAAGAGCGCTAACCCGAATTGAAGTGTTACAATTGCGTGACCACACTTAA
- the dinB gene encoding DNA polymerase IV — translation MKSETACGGATLGQESVARTRKIVHVDMDAFYASVEQRDNPSYRGKPLVVSGGPNQRGVVAAASYEARKFGIHSAMPSVTAIAKCPGLIFVRPRFDVYREISTSIHAIFKRYTDLLEGVALDEAYLDVTENKQSIPYASTIARHIKTAIFQETQLTATAGVSINKFLAKMASGQNKPNGLTVILPEQAIAFVEQLPIEKFHGIGEVTAAKMHSLGIHTGADLKTRSLTDLRIIQVLDAAHRQKSSTLNSRHTSDGCHPELPTERRGR, via the coding sequence GTGAAAAGCGAGACTGCTTGTGGTGGAGCTACCTTGGGACAAGAATCTGTCGCTAGAACCAGGAAAATAGTTCACGTTGATATGGATGCCTTCTACGCATCGGTGGAACAGAGGGACAACCCTAGCTACCGAGGCAAACCGTTAGTAGTCAGTGGCGGGCCGAATCAGCGAGGCGTAGTTGCAGCAGCCAGTTATGAAGCGAGGAAGTTCGGTATTCATTCCGCGATGCCGTCAGTAACAGCGATCGCAAAATGCCCCGGACTGATATTTGTCAGACCAAGATTCGACGTTTATCGAGAGATTTCCACTTCAATCCACGCCATATTCAAACGCTACACTGATTTATTGGAAGGGGTTGCGCTAGATGAAGCATATTTGGACGTTACTGAGAACAAGCAAAGTATCCCCTACGCTTCTACTATCGCAAGACATATTAAAACTGCGATTTTCCAAGAAACCCAGTTGACGGCAACCGCAGGCGTGTCGATTAACAAGTTTCTTGCAAAAATGGCATCAGGGCAGAACAAGCCGAATGGGTTGACAGTGATTTTACCAGAGCAAGCGATCGCATTTGTAGAACAACTGCCAATTGAGAAGTTCCACGGCATTGGAGAGGTGACGGCGGCGAAGATGCACTCACTCGGCATTCACACTGGCGCAGATTTGAAAACGCGATCGCTGACTGACCTAAGGATTATACAAGTTTTAGATGCTGCTCACCGACAAAAATCATCAACTCTCAACTCGCGCCATACATCAGACGGTTGCCACCCGGAGTTACCCACGGAGCGGAGGGGGCGATAG
- a CDS encoding GIY-YIG nuclease family protein, whose amino-acid sequence MWLKFGVAPDGQLVCVEDVGSGKTELLCPYCYGKLTAKKGKVKQHHFAHSSATCLPVANRDFPILPLYDNFNIYLLRKDLAQLKLLWKEYGSINYPISPGLVTPRLIKAGMFYKNVCLTPPAYEFTSLGKIPVGALEFSLLNEVQEPLLLKKLLKLELAAKHALYKNAPDKSYRLTDLTLYRAQLQRILSCTLYFLEIQTNIGTLYKIGVTARPIQQRLTEIETDLLIPSQTVEIQILGTWPHRGNVELYFKHRYHNYNYRIGSLTEYFKFGAADANAALHELQQMKDKVLSPVEIDILKDNISLSQVAI is encoded by the coding sequence ATGTGGCTCAAATTTGGTGTAGCTCCAGATGGACAATTAGTCTGTGTTGAAGATGTTGGTAGTGGTAAAACTGAGCTTTTATGCCCTTACTGTTATGGTAAGCTAACTGCTAAGAAAGGTAAGGTTAAGCAACATCATTTTGCACATTCTTCAGCGACCTGCCTACCTGTAGCTAATCGTGATTTTCCGATTTTACCACTCTACGATAATTTTAATATTTACCTATTGCGTAAAGATTTAGCACAGTTAAAATTGCTGTGGAAAGAATACGGCTCAATCAATTATCCTATCAGCCCTGGTTTAGTTACTCCAAGGCTTATTAAAGCTGGAATGTTTTACAAAAACGTGTGTTTAACCCCTCCAGCTTATGAATTTACTAGTTTAGGAAAAATCCCTGTTGGGGCACTAGAATTCAGTTTACTCAACGAAGTGCAAGAACCTCTGTTGCTCAAAAAGTTACTGAAACTAGAGCTAGCAGCCAAACATGCATTATACAAAAATGCACCAGATAAGTCATATCGGCTCACCGACTTGACGCTTTATCGCGCTCAACTTCAACGCATTTTATCTTGTACTCTGTATTTTTTAGAAATTCAAACGAATATTGGTACTTTGTACAAGATAGGAGTTACCGCCAGACCCATCCAACAGCGATTGACAGAAATAGAAACGGACTTACTTATCCCTTCTCAAACTGTTGAGATTCAAATACTTGGAACTTGGCCACACAGGGGTAATGTAGAACTATATTTTAAACACCGCTATCATAATTACAATTATCGCATTGGTAGTTTAACTGAGTACTTCAAATTTGGTGCTGCCGATGCTAACGCTGCCCTACATGAGCTACAACAAATGAAAGATAAAGTACTTTCTCCAGTCGAGATAGACATTCTTAAGGACAACATTAGCTTATCTCAAGTTGCTATCTAG